In Phlebotomus papatasi isolate M1 chromosome 1, Ppap_2.1, whole genome shotgun sequence, the following proteins share a genomic window:
- the LOC129798544 gene encoding protein phosphatase 1 regulatory subunit 3B, whose amino-acid sequence MPVNYDMVISQSPPVFSHSPPTGFLSDCTVNFRRPFETPCYRPSVLLASPTNQRKNTLSIKMANTPKRSCLITHTDTNILSDSSCQSSDKKSDIGVCGRTKKRVIFADDKGLELVQVKVMSEPSNVPPFWSLQFLAHVTQGMISPVPPEQWVVDFQQPASDYLAFRQKLEMKNVSLENVIVKENDSIVVGTVKVKNLHFTKEVIVRATWDNWKSQEDIFCVFSKVAGASGAYVLYDTFSFRLTLPPASKTLEFCVCFRCNGTEFWDNNDGRNYTLSKRLSDKATDPFVSFDRAKSQQKCAINSGDQQGIKVPTWSEVSSWNQTESPYW is encoded by the exons ATGCCTGTGAACTATGATATGGTGATTTCTCAGAGCCCTCCGGTGTTCAGTCACAGTCCACCCACCGGATTTCTCAGTGATTGCACAGTTAATTTTAG AAGACCATTCGAAACACCATGCTACCGACCATCAGTTCTCTTGGCGTCGCCAACAAACCAAAGGAAGAATACATTATCGATAAAAATGGCAAATACGCCCAAGAGATCCTGCCTGATAACTCACACCGATACCAACATCCTTAGCGATTCTTCCTGCCAGTCAAGTGACAAGAAAAGCGACATTGGAGTCTGTGGTCGAACGAAAAAGCGTGTGATATTTGCTGATGATAAGGGACTAGAGTTAGTGCAGGTGAAAGTAATGTCGGAGCCATCCAATGTGCCACCCTTCTGGAGTCTACAATTCCTGGCCCACGTGACACAGGGTATGATCAGTCCTGTGCCACCGGAACAATGGGTAGTGGATTTCCAGCAGCCGGCATCAGACTACTTAGCATTCCG GCAAAAACTTGAGATGAAGAATGTATCTCTGGAGAATGTGATTGTGAAGGAGAATGACTCGATAGTTGTGGGTACAGTGAAGGTGAAGAATCTGCATTTCACCAAGGAGGTAATAGTCAGAGCCACATGGGACAATTGGAAGAGCCAAGAGGACATCTTCTGTGTGTTCTCCAAAGTGGCTGGTGCATCTGGAGCTTACGTCCTCTACGACACTTTCTCTTTCCGTCTCACCCTTCCTCCCGCCTCAAAGACCCTAGAATTCTGTGTTTGCTTCCGTTGCAATGGCACAGAGTTCTGGGATAACAATGATGGGCGCAACTATACACTGTCCAAGCGTCTGAGTGACAAAGCTACAGATCCTTTTGTGAGCTTCGATCGGGCTAAGAGCCAACAAAAATGTGCCATTAATTCAGGTGATCAACAGGGAATAAAGGTGCCCACATGGTCAGAAGTGAGCTCGTGGAATCAGACGGAGAGCCCCTACTGGTGA